A section of the Cydia splendana chromosome 1, ilCydSple1.2, whole genome shotgun sequence genome encodes:
- the LOC134790379 gene encoding gustatory and odorant receptor 24 — MAFYTNNSLFPNQPPIPNGIAAQMDEKAKNKIIFLDVTPNRTPRLPTPNNAIDPIQDNLINPDITRDIIYENIKPVFTLLKIMGVLPLTRPVPGVTQFQPTSPSMLYSAALYFSLIGYLLYLSLNKVQIVRTGAQEGKFEEAVIEYLFTVYLFPMIAVPLLWYETRKIAEVLNGWVEYEIAYKKLSNRVLPVGLYKKALAMSIVIPALSTASVIITHVTMVHFKLLQIIPYVFLEILTYMLGGYWYLLCETLSICAHILAEDFQQALRNIGPAGKVAEYRALWLRLSKLARDTGIANCYTFTFMSLYLFLIITLSIYGLLSKISEGFGTKDIGLALTAFCSIMLLFFICDEAHYASHNVRLNFQKKLLMIELSWMNADALTEVNMFLRATEMNPSQISLGGFFDVNRTLFKSLLATMVTYLVVLLQFQISIPDDSRVQEADDDDDFVNATASVTEAPTTLTTITTLLTTLAKKKKKH; from the exons ATGGCTTTCTACACTAATAATAGCTTATTTCCGAATCAACCACCCATACCCAATGGCATCGCGGCGCAAATGGACGAAAAGGCGAAGAACAAAATCATATTCCTGGATGTTACACCCAATCGTACTCCGAGATTACCGACCCCTAATAATGCCATAGACCCTATACAAGATAACTTGATCAATCCCGACATTACCAGAGACATCATTTATGAAAACATCAAACCGGTGTTTACTCTCCTGAAGATCATGGGCGTTCTTCCATTGACCAGGCCAGTTCCGGGTGTGACCCAATTTCAACCCACCTCTCCCTCAATGCTTTACTCTGCCGCTCTCTACTTTTCTCTTATCGGATACCTTTTGTATCTTTCCCTAAATAAAGTCCAAATAGTGAGAACCGGTGCTCAAGAAGGTAAATTTGAGGAGGCTGTGATTGAGTACCTATTTACAGTGTACTTGTTTCCGATGATTGCAGTCCCTTTATTGTGGTATGAAACGAGAAAGATTGCCGAAGTTCTCAACGGATGGGTTGAATATgag ATTGCTTACAAAAAACTATCAAACCGAGTGCTTCCTGTAGGGCTATATAAAAAAGCTCTTGCTATGTCTATAGTCATCCCAGCACTTTCAACAGCATCAGTGATCATCACACATGTCACCATGGTccacttcaaattattacaaattatTCCATACGTATTTCTGGAAATATTGACTTACATGTTGGGCGGCTACTGGTACCTTCTTTGTGAAACTCTCAGCATTTGTGCGCACATCTTGGCAGAAGACTTCCAACAG GCTCTTCGTAACATTGGGCCAGCCGGAAAGGTCGCGGAATACCGCGCGCTCTGGTTGCGCCTCAGTAAACTGGCTCGGGACACCGGGATCGCGAATTGCTACACCTTCACTTTCATGAGCCTCTACTTGTTCCTTATTATCACACTTTCGATCTACGGTCTGCTCAGCAAAATCTCCGAGGGTTTCGGAACCAAAGACATCGGTTTAGCTTTAACTGCTTTTTGCAGTATTATGCTACTATTCTTTATTTGCGACGAGGCGCACTATGCTTCTCATAAC GTACGCCTGAACTTCCAAAAGAAGCTCCTAATGATTGAGCTGTCTTGGATGAACGCGGACGCACTGACCGAGGTGAACATGTTCCTGCGAGCCACTGAAATGAACCCCTCCCAAATTAGCTTGGGAGGATTTTTCGACGTCAACAGGACACTATTCAAGTCG CTACTAGCTACGATGGTGACTTACCTAGTTGTGCTCCTGCAGTTCCAAATCAGTATACCCGACGATTCGCGTGTCCAGGAGGCGGATGACGATGATGATTTCGTGAATGCTACCGCCTCGGTCACCGAGGCTCCCACCACTTTGACCACCATCACCACCCTGCTCACCACGCTAGCaaagaagaaaaagaaacaTTAA